One window from the genome of Limibacillus sp. encodes:
- a CDS encoding citrate synthase, whose amino-acid sequence MTNKTMTLTDNVTGDTVELPVMDGTTGPSVIDVRKLYAETGHFTYDPGFTSTGSCESKITYIDGDEGILMHRGYRIEELAENSDFMEVCYLLLHGELPTAAEKKSFGTAITYHTMLHEQLNYLYRGFRRDAHPMAIMVGVVGALSAFYHDSTDINDPHQRMVASHRLIAKMPTIAAWAYKYSVGQPFMYPLNDHSYAGNFLQMMFGVPAEPYKVNPVLERAMDRIFILHADHEQNASTSTVRIAGSSGANPFACIAAGIASLWGPAHGGANEAVLNMLQQIGHKDRIPEFVRRAKDKDDPFRLMGFGHRVYKNYDPRAKVMQKSCHEVLAELGVDDPLLELAMELERVALEDDYFVDKKLFPNVDFYSGIILKAMGFPTSMFTVLFALARTVGWVAQWNEMIEDPGQRISRPRQLYTGATERPYVPIDKR is encoded by the coding sequence ATGACGAACAAGACGATGACTCTGACCGACAACGTCACCGGCGATACCGTCGAGCTGCCGGTAATGGATGGCACCACCGGCCCGAGCGTGATCGACGTGCGCAAGCTCTATGCCGAAACCGGTCATTTCACCTATGACCCCGGCTTTACCTCGACTGGTTCCTGCGAGTCCAAAATCACCTACATCGATGGCGATGAAGGCATCCTGATGCACCGGGGCTACCGCATCGAGGAGCTGGCGGAGAACAGCGACTTCATGGAGGTCTGCTACCTGCTGCTGCACGGCGAGTTGCCGACCGCCGCAGAAAAGAAGTCCTTCGGCACGGCCATCACCTACCACACCATGCTGCACGAGCAGTTGAACTACCTCTACCGCGGCTTCCGCCGCGACGCCCATCCCATGGCGATCATGGTCGGTGTGGTCGGTGCGCTTTCGGCCTTCTATCACGATTCCACCGACATCAACGATCCGCACCAGCGCATGGTGGCCAGCCACCGCTTGATTGCGAAGATGCCGACCATCGCCGCCTGGGCCTACAAGTATTCGGTCGGCCAGCCCTTCATGTACCCGCTGAACGACCACAGCTATGCGGGCAACTTCCTCCAGATGATGTTCGGCGTGCCTGCCGAGCCCTACAAGGTCAACCCGGTCCTGGAGCGGGCCATGGACCGCATCTTCATCCTGCATGCGGACCATGAGCAGAACGCCTCGACCTCCACCGTCCGCATCGCCGGGTCTTCGGGCGCGAACCCCTTTGCCTGCATCGCCGCCGGCATCGCCTCTCTCTGGGGGCCGGCGCATGGCGGCGCCAACGAGGCCGTGCTCAACATGCTTCAGCAGATCGGGCACAAGGACCGGATTCCCGAGTTCGTGCGCCGCGCCAAGGACAAGGACGACCCCTTCCGCCTCATGGGCTTCGGCCACCGGGTCTACAAGAACTACGATCCCCGCGCGAAAGTTATGCAGAAATCCTGTCACGAGGTCCTGGCGGAGCTCGGCGTGGACGACCCGCTTCTCGAACTGGCCATGGAGCTGGAGCGCGTTGCGCTGGAAGACGACTACTTCGTCGACAAGAAGCTCTTCCCCAACGTGGATTTCTATTCGGGCATCATCCTGAAGGCCATGGGCTTCCCGACCTCCATGTTCACCGTGCTCTTCGCGCTGGCCCGCACGGTCGGCTGGGTCGCCCAGTGGAACGAGATGATCGAGGATCCGGGCCAGCGCATCAGCCGACCGCGCCAGCTCTACACCGGCGCGACTGAGCGGCCCTATGTGCCGATCGACAAACGCTGA
- a CDS encoding DUF1330 domain-containing protein, whose amino-acid sequence MSAFILVDTKIKDEEAYERYKAQAKPLAESFGGVYRARGGPMEAVETDLWSPTRLVLIEFPDAAAAKSFLNSEAYAPVRAIRQANADCTLVIFEGS is encoded by the coding sequence ATGAGCGCCTTCATCCTGGTGGACACGAAGATCAAGGACGAGGAAGCCTATGAACGCTACAAGGCGCAGGCCAAGCCCCTCGCCGAGAGTTTCGGTGGCGTCTACCGTGCGCGCGGCGGTCCGATGGAAGCCGTGGAGACGGATCTCTGGAGCCCGACCCGGCTGGTCCTGATCGAGTTTCCGGACGCCGCGGCCGCCAAGAGCTTCCTGAACTCGGAAGCCTACGCCCCCGTCCGCGCGATACGGCAGGCCAACGCCGACTGCACCCTGGTGATCTTCGAAGGTAGCTAG